The Amycolatopsis coloradensis sequence TAAGGCCTGAGGGTCAGGATCCCGTCAAGAATCCCGGCGGAGGCGTAGGGAAGCCGTTCACGCCCGCGACCCGTCCGGTGACGCGGTGTTCCCTGGACGGATGAGGAAAACCGAGTGTTTCGGCTTCCCGTTCGGATGTGTCGCCGTCGTCGCCGCGGCGTCGGCGGCCGGGCTCCTCGGTTCGGCGCGACATCACGTCTTTTCCTTGCTGGCTTTGGGTTTGGTCATACTCGTCACCGGAATCGCGACGAGCGCGACCGCGACCGCCGGGACGGCGGTGATCGCCTGGAGTGTCCATTCGGGATTCACCGCCGGAACGCTGGGCGCGCTCCAGTTCACCGCCGAGACCGGCGTCGCCGCGGTCGTCTTCGCCGCCGCGACCGCGATCGGCTCACTCGCCGGAGTGGTACGGCGTCGCCTGGCGGCCGCCGCGTCCGAGTCGCCCAACCCCCTGGAAGGGGCGACTCGGACGCGGCTTTCCGACCCTGCGCCTGCCCACACCCCTCCGGTGGGCGGGCACGAAGGGGATCATCGGGTACGGGAAGGTTCCAGCTGGTCCGCCCGGACCCAGGTCGCGTGAAAACCGAGCGGGACACGCTGGGGCAACAGGACCCTGGCCACGGGTCCGGCAGCGAGATCGGCGGCGTCGAAGACGTCCAGCTCCGAGCGCCCCTCACGCTCGTCCTGGACGAAGGTCACCAGATAGCCGTCGTCGGAATCGGCGGCCGCGCCGTCGCGGGGTGCGAACGGCGCCTCACCGCCCCACCGGCCAGGACCGAAACGGTGTTCCGTCTTGACGCCGGCACGATTGTCGTAGCACACCAGGCCGTCGAACTTGAGCGTCGAATCCGGCGAGATGTGCACCGCGTAGGAGAAGCGATTCCGGCCGCCGACCACCCTCGAGTCGACGGACGGAAATTCGGTGTTGTCGTCGTCGAGCTGGTTCTCCAGGCACTGCCCGGTCCGCAGGTTGAACCGGTAGCGGTGCAGCGAAGCGTCCAGCCGCAGGTACGACAGCATCTTGGCGAGCGGGGTGTGCGCGTCGGCACGCGGTTGCGGCCGCTGCACGCGGCAGACGTCGAGGACGATTTCCTCGCCCTGCTCCCAGGAATTGACGACGTGGTAGATGTAGCAGGGGCTGGCTTCGAACCAGCGGATCTGGCTACCGTTACCGTAGCGAGGAAGCACCCCGAACCGGCTCGGCAGTGAACGGTCGAAGAGCAGCTTGTGCCGTCCGTTACGAGCCGCCTCCATGTCCTGGACCAGCGGCAAGTCCATCAGGATCGCGTAGTTCTCGGTGATCGCCATGTCGTGCGGCAGGCGAGGGCCGGGGAGTTCGATCTCGGTCGTGCTCGCGACCTTGCCGTCCGCGCCGATCACGCCGTAACGCAGGTACGGCGGCCGTGGCCCGTAGTCGAACCAGAACAGCTCGCCGGTGCGCTCGTCGGCCTTCGGATGGGCCATCATGTCGCCGACCAGCGTGCCGAGGAAGTCCTCCGCGCCCAGCGTCTCCAGCGACAGCGGGTCGACCGAGTACGGCGTGCCGCACAGGTACCAGGTGGAGAGCACCTTGCCGCGATGGAAGATCAGGTCGGTATTGGCGCTGTCCTTGACGTTCAGGCCGTGCGTGTTGCCGAACGGGTTGCCCTTGGGCGATTCCATGACGCCCTTCCAGAGCGCCTTGCCCGCCGCGGATTCGGCCTCGAAGGCCTTGGTGCGGATCCAGCGGTTGCGGTAGCGGGCCTTGCCGTTCTCCAGGTGGACGGCGTGGATCATGCCGTCGCCGTCGAACCAGTGGTAGCGCCCTTCCGGCTCGAACCGGGGGTTGGGCCCGTTGCGCAGGTACACGCCGTTCAGATCCGCGGGGATCTCGCCGATGACCTCGAGATCGCTCGCGTCGATCTCTTCCCCGACCGGGGCGTAGACGCCCATCAGATACGGGTTGACCTCGGATTCGCCGGTGGCGGCCGCCACCAGCACCGGCTGTTCGGAGGTACTGGCCATGGCCGTGACACTACGATTGCTGTAGTCAGGTGTCAATAGGCTTCTACTGCTGTAGTCAGTAGTACGCTGCAGCGACACAACCCTAGGAAGGAATCACGTGACAGAGGCAACGGCGCAGCGCGTCCGGCTTGCGGGCGATCCACTGCGCCGAGCACTCGAGCTGCTCGGGGACCAGTGGACCCTGCTGATCCTGCAGAGCCTCTTCCTGCGGTTCCGCCGCTACGAGGAACTCCGGCTGCGGCTTGGTATCTCCCCGACCGCGTTGTCCGGGCGGCTGCGCGCGATGGTCGAGGCGGGCGTGCTCGTCCGCACGCCGTACCGGGACGCGCGCCGCACGCGGCACGAGTACCGGCTCACCGAACGCGGCCTCGACCTGTGGCCGCTGCTGATCTCGATCTGGGCCTGGGAACGGGAATGGG is a genomic window containing:
- a CDS encoding carotenoid oxygenase family protein, with protein sequence MASTSEQPVLVAAATGESEVNPYLMGVYAPVGEEIDASDLEVIGEIPADLNGVYLRNGPNPRFEPEGRYHWFDGDGMIHAVHLENGKARYRNRWIRTKAFEAESAAGKALWKGVMESPKGNPFGNTHGLNVKDSANTDLIFHRGKVLSTWYLCGTPYSVDPLSLETLGAEDFLGTLVGDMMAHPKADERTGELFWFDYGPRPPYLRYGVIGADGKVASTTEIELPGPRLPHDMAITENYAILMDLPLVQDMEAARNGRHKLLFDRSLPSRFGVLPRYGNGSQIRWFEASPCYIYHVVNSWEQGEEIVLDVCRVQRPQPRADAHTPLAKMLSYLRLDASLHRYRFNLRTGQCLENQLDDDNTEFPSVDSRVVGGRNRFSYAVHISPDSTLKFDGLVCYDNRAGVKTEHRFGPGRWGGEAPFAPRDGAAADSDDGYLVTFVQDEREGRSELDVFDAADLAAGPVARVLLPQRVPLGFHATWVRADQLEPSRTR